A stretch of DNA from Cryptomeria japonica chromosome 4, Sugi_1.0, whole genome shotgun sequence:
CACACAGAGATTTCAGATGACTTTGGCACAAccggagggagctgttgtattctcaccgtGTTGGGAGACTAGAGCAGAGGTAGTCGACTTGGACGATTCCTCTAGCGAGACACATGTGCCAGCAATGGGGCACACGACGGGAGAGGTCGTCTCTGCCATCCAGACACCAGGGGAGGGTACACCATTGGTGGCGGCGGAGGTACCTTCACAGCAGGATGCGGTTGTGTCAGCTCCGCCAAAGACTTCACAGCCTTCGAAGCAGGAGGGGGAGGATATTGAGGCCTATCTAGCTGacatggtgacgaggggtaggcAGGTGGTGGCCACTGCCCAGACGCGAGCATTGCAGTAGGTTGTGGTGGAGTTGGAGAGGGCCCTACGGTTTATGCAGGTGGCCTGCCCCACAGCCTTTACTACATGCTTTGAGTCTCAGGGTTGGCCGACTACTAAGATGGAagagatgctccaggcttggagtGTGCATCAACCCATTGTGGAGAGTCAGGTGACGACAGTTGTCTGCAAGATGGAGCAGGTCTACCGGGACGCCTACTATGCCCTAAGGTGTGCTCAGCATGAGTCAGAGGTCCGAGAGGCTGCTAGAGTCGCGTTGGAGAGGGATGTGGCCACTCAGCAGGCCTCTTGGGCAGTAGAGTGGGCCTAGTTGTTGGCTCAGCTAGAGATGACCCGCACAGAGAAGGCGGAGGTAGAGACTCGCCTGTCGGCAGAGCAGAGTGAGAGGAGCCTGTTGCAGACTCGGTTGGTCGATATGACAGCGACAGCGAATACCAAAGAGAAGGAGCTGCTGGAAGCCGCGCATAAGGTGAAGACGACTTTGGAGAAAGTATTGGTTGCAGAGCGGGATGTGACTGCCCGTACTCAACAGGTGTATGAGCTCCGCGCCCGCTTGGCGGCCCAGACACCGGCGTCTCAAccttctacttcagggacgcttcccCAGCCCTCTCCTTAGTTTTTTCTGATGTATATATTGTATAGATTGCATTGTCTCCGTTTTTGTTGTTAGTCgcttggagacgacttttctttttgggggggatgatgttagcagCATTATTGGACACaaacataagactagttaattatgtgtaattgttttggttagttggcaatcgAGGGGTGGTCGTTGCAGTGCGacagttggcgctcgcaccccctcggtatctttatatacttcagaatgtaacttgtCACACACAattttatgaatggaataacatctcttatacttgtctgatatctatggcgttatcattctgcattacgtgctttatgttttaaattattcacccgagagggcaaacaacacCTAGATTTGATTTTGCTTCGATCTGTaggaattaaatcataaaaatATGACATTAAATAGGTAGAGGAGCTAGCGTAAGTGCATATTTAATTAAGCATGTAATGACCCAATTCCCTATGTTTTAGAATAAGGAGATAAAATATTATATATCTGTACAATGATGGGGGTTGGCTGAGTGAGTGATAGAGATGTTTGTTCTTGATCAAAGAACTTTGACTTCTCTAGTCCTATCTAGCAAGGCAGATTTGAATGTAAAGGAGTTCCTTGAGCAAATATATGCACTACAAACAATTGAGTAATTTTTTAATGTGAAGTGCCTTGATTGATTGTCTCCATTTGTATCAATTCTACTATTTGAAATCATGATAAATGTATTATTTATACTGCATCCCACATTTAGATGTTACATTGTTAAGTGAATATTGCTTATAACAGTGTTATTTATCTTGTAATTACAAAATATAGTACAAGGATGCTTTCATTTATTGGTGAGATTTACATTTGTATCAAGCCTTCTAAGATTGTAAGATGCTCTTAACGTGTGGAGCTATGTACATTGCATCATAAAAATACTTGCACTACATTCCCCAAAAACAATTGATGCACAAGGCACAGACGTAAGAGTGAGAAATGGCGTATCACTAGCATCTCTCTTCTGATAGAAACCTGGGTTCCTAAAGGAGACTCTTGATCTACAAAAAAATTAAGGATACACTGACTGCGCATAGATTTTACATGCTGACAATTCCACACTGCACATTAAAAATTGTCCAACAGAGGAAAGACTAGATTTTAGGTGCAAAATTGTGGCATATCTTTTCAACAATGGCATTGTACTTAGCAAACTATAAATAATGACTATCAAGAATTACAGGATGAATCCATCTCTTCCATCTTTCTATGAGCAACTTCTACTTTCTGCCTTTGTTGTTTCATGATCTCAAATAAGGAAGCAAGCTCTGGCAATGATTCTTCACAGCAGCAATTAATATCTCCGATCATCCTTTGGATTCTTTTCAACTCAGAGACCTCCCAATTGTAGAACATTCTCTGGACTTCAACTTGTTCTTTTGTTACAGACCGTGGTCTATGGTATAACTGAAGTAGCTCTAACCTTTTTCTAGCTATTTTTGCAGCTCTGGATGAGCGTTTGGCATTCTGATTAGCCAACTGCATCTCCGCTTCTGCCTTTTTCAAATCTTCCTGGATTTGTGCCAAAAGTTCTTTTTGAGTAGCTACCATGTCTTGAGTCTTTCGATAGATTTCTGAATCTCTATCTGCAGCCCTCTTAGTAAGATTAGCTAACTCTCGTACTTGAACCAGCTCAATTTCATTTGTTTGAGAACTTTTTTCTAAAAAGCCTGAATCAGAAAAGAAACCCTTCATTTAATAGATGTATTTGGTAGTATTTCTGAAAAAGAGAAGTCATTGAAATAAAGCTTTAAGTTTGATACAGAAACTGACTAAAAACAAATTTTGTATCCTTATATACCCCATTATAGAGAACAACTTAACAAATATTTCATATGGACAAACTTGAAAGTTACCATCGTTTTCCTTTGCAATCTTCTGCGTATTTACATCTTCCAGAATGGAAACCAATAGCCGTCGCAAATCAGAGAATGGAGTATATGTAACTGATTCAAATGCACTCAACAACTTAATATTCATTTCCTTTAAGCTTTTCCTCTGAGTGCCATCCATGGCACTGATTGCAGACTTAAGATGTTTATGTGCTATATCTTTGGATTCATTGTCTAATGCATTTTTCACCCTTTCCCTCCAAAAAGGAAATAGATCACACTTCACAGAACAAACTGGGCACAAAAACTCACCATCAATGTTTTTCTCTTCTACAACTCCCCCAATTCTTTCCTGAAGAGTACATTCTATATGGAAAATATGGTGACATGAGCATTTTATATAGCTCCACGTTTCATCTGGCTGAATAGATACAAGACAGATATAACACATGCAACCTCGACAAAAGTGAGCATTTGCACAGCAAGATTTGCAGTTACAATTTTGAATTTCTACTGCTCCTCTAGGTTTAACCTTGATATTGTCATTTTTGCCATCAAGGCATTGATTGCCTAAGCACTTATCCCCACCTTGTTTGTAACCTGCAATGTCAACCCTCTGTTTTACATCAAAAAGATTCCCACTATTGACATATGGATGATCAATTGTTGTGTGAGAAACCTTTTGATCATGCATAGCCAATGATTCATCATTTAAAAGATCCTCATTCTGCCTATGTGCTTCATTGCTTGGTTGTATGGAAAAATAACTTCTAGTTTTATTAGTAAGAAATGCCTCTTCAAGTTCAGATGCTCCCTCCTTATTAGGAATTGGAAACAGCAATTTAGTATTCTGCTTTTCAGTGCCCACCATCAGATTGTCACAGCTGTTAGCACAATGAGCTGCTAGACCTCTTTGTGACTGTGATCCATTATACGAAACATGCGCTAATGTGTCTCTAATTGCTTGATACTTATTACACTCTTTGCAAGGTTTGTACCTGTAACATGAACCTCCAAATTGTGCAACAGTGTTTGAACTTTCACTGATTCCATAAACTTTTGGTTTGCACCATGTTTCAGGCACTGAATGAGCAGAGAAGTGCTTATCAACATGCTGGCCTTCAACAAATGGATCAACCATGCATTGATCTTTTCCAGATTCTGATTCATTCTGACCTACATAAAACTGATCAACTGAACGTGTATCTCTTAAAAACTTTTCAACAGTTGAAATAATTCGGCTCTCTTCTAGTAAGCACCAAAATCTCTTGTACTTGCAATACCATTTGGTAGAGAGCCTAACAAGTGCCCTCCTTCCTAATATTGAGGGTGCTGCTTCATTTCTCATAAGCAAGACAAAAGCTCTAACAATATTCATTGGAAACACCTTCATGCTCTCTCTGGTAACTTGCCAATTCAAAAGAATTTTACGTAATTCACCAACCGGAATATCACCCTTTTTCTTCAGCTCTCCAGACGCTAATAAAAAATCCTGTAAGACCCTTGTTGCCTCATGAAGACATGCCGAATGTTTTACGAAGGATTCCTTGTCTGTCATATGATTTCCTTATGCCAATTAGCTAAGATTATCTCCCCATAAGAAACTGAAGCAAAGTAGTTATAGTGTTTGTTACCTTTCTGCTTCACTGCCAATCCATGCACGTGATGTTCAACCCCATGACAATCCACCCCGTGGTGTCCTACATAATGTTCAAGTAGACCACAAAATTGACAAACCTACAACAAGGAATGATGTTAACTTCCTTCAAACACAGAAACACTATAAAACAATTGCAAAAACATGAAAGTCGTGCCTTTATTTCTACCAGGGTCCCAgcaaaatacttcctaatgttccTATAATGTACATTGCTTGCGGCATGAAGTCAGAGGATCAAACACACAAGTGCTGTATTTGTGCCCAGTAGAAGGGATCAAGTGACCAGAAGCAGAGAGTAAAGAATTTACAACCAATGGTGCACTAGCAACTACTTAAAGTTTAATTTTATACACTATTGTAAATATCATAAGGCCTGGAATATTTAATGATGGAAACCAAATCTTCAATATTATTGATGATTGTAAAAGAGAAACAATTCAGACAAGTATCACAAGAACTGCAAAAAGAACATGCCCAAACAAAGAATAAACCTTTAACTATACCATGGTGTCCGGTAGCAGGGGCTGTGTGACCAGAAGCAGAGAACAAATTATTTAGTGAGCAGCTGCACTAGTTACTACTAAAAGTTGCATCTCTATTGTATACAAACATGCAGACATCATAAGGCCTCAAACAGTTAACATGAAAACTAAATCATCAATAATCTTGTTGATCATAAAAGACAAACAGGTGAGGCAAGTGTGACAAAAACTGCAAAAAATAGCATGCCACAACCAAAGGATAAACCTTTAACTTATGCAGTGGCGGCCTTTTCCTCTTCTGTCCTGGTGAAACTGGAATCCCAAGCACTATCTTCTGTTCAATATCAGCTTCAGATCTGGCAATAGAAGTACCTGTAACAGCTGAGAACAAAACTCTTGTTAACATAAGATATTTAGAGCACTAGAGGAGTGGACAAAGTAACCCTGAAAGGCAGAAGAGAAAAAAGAAAGTTACAAAcaaaaagaattttattaattgaaTTCATGAAGCTTCCACAGTCCATAATGATATGAATGTTAATCTTCTATATTCGACCGTGTAGATTTTTGCATTGCCAACGTTACGGATCAAACACCATGATGCTCTCTCTCTTGCTTTTTTGCCCTGATAatggatcatggtgtttgatcCGAAACGTTGGCAATGCAAAAATCTACACAGTCGAATCCAGAAGATAAACATTCAAAAGAATTTTATTAGTTATTTGTGGAAGGATACTTGTTAATGCAATTTTGTCAAATTAAATCTTAAAATAGATTCACAAACGGATTCATTTGAAACTGAGATACCAGTTCTTGGGGAAAAAGGCTGGGTCCGGGTCTTGGTTCTTGCCCAGTCCTAGTCCGAGcctggttctccttgggttccacccgggtcctgccttggtggaacccagggagaacccAGGGGGACCTGGGAGAACcaaggcccgtgggttcccaaaaacggggcccaccgGTCATAAAAGTCAAAAAGAGAATTAAAAAACAACTATGTAtcatttatctgttatcatttatgtatcattgtatgggaaagttacattgtatgtttcatatttgtatgtttgaacatatatataattataattaaaatttatatatatatgtacggacgtacccgtacccaagaaaaaaaaatttgccaaatCCGCGAATCCATATCTGTACTTGAAACAGTAACTTagatttgaaacaatccaaaccaGAAACTCGTGAATACATTTAGAAGCATTCACATTCCATAATCTTCAAAACTGAGATGATCAGAAAAACTATGTTCCACTTAGTCCCCTTTTAGAGGAAGGGAAAACACGGATACCAAATGTGATAGGTGAGAAGTGCCCTCTAAAGCCTAGAAATTGTATTTAAATAGGACAATAGCATAGAAACATGGGTGGGGTACCAGCATGCGTAGGCTGTGACACGGAACTGATGAATGGGGCTGAGCACCTGCAGAACATAGGAAAAAATGAATCTCATTTTCTTAAGCTGGTTCTGCATCAAGCTAGCATTCAAGTAAGACTAAAACAGCAGATGGTGAATCTAGCTACTATCTTGGAGAATGGTGGGCTATTTAGCATGTAAAAGAAATGTTCAGCTATTTTGAATTTATGAAGGATGGCAACTGTAATAGCCTAGAAACACAAATTGATTTTGATGACACATATATATTTGTTTACTGCTTTATCTAATATAATGAATTAATACTagagatgacaatgcataccaaatacgggagtaaaatatatctttactcATACATGAATTTATTATAGAAGAAGATCAGAGATGGTCAGCCAAGGATCAGAGTGATCCCACTAGATCATCATGCTTTCCTTAACGATAAACAATCTATTCAAAGGACCCAACAGTTGCCAAGGGGAACACAACCATCGACCAACCAACACTTATAACTACCTGAAGCCAACAACAATTAATACATTTGGATAACCCatattatcaaaaaataataattgtcaTTGTACAATTACACTAAGTACATCATCCAGAAAAAGTTGTCTTCCAAACAACAAGTAGACATTAAGTAACATTAGGAAAGACTTTCCAAACTGATAATGATATTGTAGATGAGAACATCTAAACAAACTGGAATGTGTACTTTGCAAACTCAGACTTGGATAGTACTTGGCAAATCAAATGAGTGTGGTGGGAGTCAACAACCCCAACAAgatcaaggggcagtgccccttgaCAATACCTTCAAAACCACACAACCTTCATGACATACATCACTTTCTTGATTCTTTAAGAG
This window harbors:
- the LOC131065568 gene encoding uncharacterized protein LOC131065568: MSMVSTGPHALAFRKGEGPPMAPPGWKWMTGKRAKDICFVSPDGVRIRSKVALSKFLANCPNPPAEHEFLWRVQPLDFKNTPLPGVEKKCYTRRNIKNLSIDIQKQRRPQNRKSKFQNIKQDTRATIIGGSSISAVTGTSIARSEADIEQKIVLGIPVSPGQKRKRPPLHKLKVCQFCGLLEHYVGHHGVDCHGVEHHVHGLAVKQKDKESFVKHSACLHEATRVLQDFLLASGELKKKGDIPVGELRKILLNWQVTRESMKVFPMNIVRAFVLLMRNEAAPSILGRRALVRLSTKWYCKYKRFWCLLEESRIISTVEKFLRDTRSVDQFYVGQNESESGKDQCMVDPFVEGQHVDKHFSAHSVPETWCKPKVYGISESSNTVAQFGGSCYRYKPCKECNKYQAIRDTLAHVSYNGSQSQRGLAAHCANSCDNLMVGTEKQNTKLLFPIPNKEGASELEEAFLTNKTRSYFSIQPSNEAHRQNEDLLNDESLAMHDQKVSHTTIDHPYVNSGNLFDVKQRVDIAGYKQGGDKCLGNQCLDGKNDNIKVKPRGAVEIQNCNCKSCCANAHFCRGCMCYICLVSIQPDETWSYIKCSCHHIFHIECTLQERIGGVVEEKNIDGEFLCPVCSVKCDLFPFWRERVKNALDNESKDIAHKHLKSAISAMDGTQRKSLKEMNIKLLSAFESVTYTPFSDLRRLLVSILEDVNTQKIAKENDGFLEKSSQTNEIELVQVRELANLTKRAADRDSEIYRKTQDMVATQKELLAQIQEDLKKAEAEMQLANQNAKRSSRAAKIARKRLELLQLYHRPRSVTKEQVEVQRMFYNWEVSELKRIQRMIGDINCCCEESLPELASLFEIMKQQRQKVEVAHRKMEEMDSSCNS